The DNA sequence GAAGCCGGCACCAGTAAAACGGCAAATCCTGCTTTATAATTGCCTTTTAAAAAGTATAACACCAGGGCCACAATTAAAGGACCGGTAATGGCGCCAATTTGATCCAGAGCTTCGTGAAGGCCAAATCCCCGTCCTCTCCCAACTTCCGAAGTGGCGTAAGAAAGCATGGCATCACGGGCGGGAGTACGGATGGCCTTCCCCACTCTTTCCGTAATCATTAAACCTGCTGCCACCGGCCAGTTACCTGCCAGGGCCAGAAAAGGAACCGCCAGGAGGTTGAGAAAATACCCCAGTATTGTAATCGGCCAGTATCTCCCCGTACGATCGCTTATATAACCGGAAAACAGCCGCACACCGTAACCCAGCAGTTCTCCCAGTCCGGCAACGAAACCAACGATTGTTCCGGTGGCCCCCAGCACTGCCAGGAAAGGACCGGTAATGCTGCGGGCACCTTCATAGGTCATGTCTGAAAAGAGGCTAACGATTCCTAGCAGGATGATAAATTTGAATGCTCTCCGAGTGGTGTGATTCATTTTCTTTTCTCCATGAGATTCCATCAGGAGTCCTCCTTTCCTGTTTGCTCCTCCAGTAGATACAACCATCTGTAACTTGAATGGTATCCAGGCGGGGAAAAATTAAATCAACCACTTTACACCATATAACACTCCCTTCTTTTAACAGAGCAGAGAGATAAAATGACCAAAAATATAACTGCTGTTACATTTAGATTATAACTATATTTATATCTAGATTATAACCATGGTGGTTTAATAGATCAATACTTTTTTATATTCAAACCTCTGAAAACCGGGGACAGATACGAGGTTGCCGTACCGTGCCTTTATGAAATTGTCGATGGGGTGTCTTTTGGAAAAGATCCGCTTGCTTTGGGCAAATAAAATCCCCCGGAGCTTCGGCGGGGGATTTGGGATAAATTTACCTCGCTTCACCAAAAGTACCTTAAATAATGTTGCACTCACAATCCTGGTTTTTCAGTGCACCCAATTCAGCTTTCGGAAGAATGCCTTCCGGTGGAAAAAGTGAACTCACAAATACCAGGTTGCCGGCAGATACCCGGCTCATCTAAATTCCCGCACCACCAGGCAGGCATTCTGCCCTCCAAATCCGAAGGAATTGGACATGGCCACCCTCACTCTTGTCCGGCGAGGTATATTAGGCACATAATCCAGGTCACAATCCGGATCCGGCTCTTCGTAATTGATGGTAGGCGGTACGATTCCTTCTTCGATGGCTTTGATACAGGCTATTAACCCGGTTATGCCACCGGCTCCCATCAGGTGCCCCGTGGCTCCCTTCGTGGAGCTAATGGGAATCTGAGAAGCACGGGAACCAAAGACAGCCTTAATGGCCAGAGTTTCCACCCGGTCGCCCAGGGGCGTGGAGGTTCCGTGAGCGTTAATATAGTCGATGTCTCCGGGTGTCAAGCCCGCCCTTTCCAGGGCCTTACGCATGCACAGGATTTCTCCCCGCCCGCCGGGTTCGGGCGCCGTGGTATGGTAACCGTCGCCAGAGTTGGCGTAACCGATTAATTCCGCCCTGATCCGTGCGCCCCGGCGCTCAGCGTGAGAAAGGGTTTCCAGAATCAATGCGCCAGCTCCTTCTCCCATCACCAATCCGTCCCGACGGCGGTCAAAAGGACGGCTGGCCTTCTCCGGAACGTCGTTGCGGGTGGAGATGGCTCTGGCGGCATGAAGGCCGGCTATGACCAGGGGACAGATGATGGACTCCGCCCCTACGGCGACCATAACGTCGGCTTCTCCGCGTTGCAAAAGCATGAGTGCGGTACCCACAGCATCCGCCAAAAGGCTTTCCCCGCTCATCCACATAAGCGTGGGTGGTAAAACCCTCGGCGGCCAGCACCCCGTCTTTTTTGAGTATTTTATATTTAAATCCGATTCTCGTCCGGGTTAAAGTGACCAGGACGGTTTCCAGAATGATTATCTCCTCCGGCCGTAGCGACTTTTTATACCGGCAACCGGCCTCAAGAGCCACCATATTGATGTTTTGCCGATGAAAAAGGGTCATATAGGGCAAGCCGTATTTTTTGAAAAGCTGAATGCGACCGTTGGAAAACCAGTCAAAGTATTGGGCGTAGTAAGCAATGCCGGCGGCGTCGCAGTCACCCCAGCCAACCTCCATTTCAAGGCGGCAAAAGGGATACCGGTTGCTCATTAGAACCCCCCTCACTAAATTAAACCGTTATAATTTTCTTGCGTTTTCACTGGCACTGGTTTTATGCGGAATCGTACCAGCGAAAAGCGAGGTGTTAAAACAAGTTGAGTTCTACCCCCCATCCGCCGCCGGTCAGGCCCGTTCCAGCAGACCCGCCTGTTGATCCCTGATCGCCTGCTCTTTTACTTTGTAACGTATCTTTTTCCCCGTGGCTGTGTAGGGTATCTCCTCCACAAATCTGTAATAACGAGGTTTTTTGTACATGGCCAGCATGGGATGATTACGGCAGTGCTCGTCCAGTTCTCTGGCAGTGAGGGAGGGGTCCGCTTTGATGACATAGGCTACGACGGCTTCCCCGCGGATTTCATCGGGAACTCCGATCACCACCGATTCCTTTACTTTGGGATGTTCGTTAATCACTTCCTCTACCTGATCCGGGTAAATGTTCTCACCCGCCGAGATGATCATATCGTCTTTTCTTCCCACCACGGTGATGTATTCATTTTCATCCCAGGTGCCTGGATCACCGATGTAAATCCAGCCCTTGTAAAAAACCCGTTCGCTTTCCGCCGGGTTATTCACATAACTATATGTGGTTTTGGCCGGCGCCTTTACTATGATTTCACCGATCTCCCTGTTGTCCTTGGCAACGTAGTCATCCGATTCGGCCCGGCGGTCAGGGTAGATTTTTACCACCGCGAAAGCCGTTCAGGTAGGTAAATTCATATTCAAAGATATCTTTGAACATACGTATGTCGTAAGTGTAGTCTCCCCGGTTCATCATTCTAACCTCCCCGTATAGAATTGACTCTTTTCCGGAGAGTCACGAGCCACTTTTTCATTACTTCTTACCGAATCCTTAAAATCCAGGGCGTGCAGCGCCTCTGCGGCGGCTATACGCACTACCTGATTTTGGTCCTTCAGAGCTTCGGTGAGGGCCTCCCTGGCCCGGTTGCCGCCCAGCCTGCCCAGTGCTTCGACGGCTGCCAGACGGGCCGGCAGAAACGAATTGTGTTGTAATAAAAATATTAGATGCGCCGTCGCCTGCCTATCACCGATTTCTCCCAGGGCAAGAGCCGCATCGGCCAAAATGTAAGGATCGTTGCCGTTTTCCATAAGGCAATGGAGGAGCGGCAAGACAGCCGATTTTTCTTTCAATTTTCCCAGCAGCCAGGCCGCCCTTCGCCGGATGGCGGGATCTTCATGTCTGAGGGAGGCGATCAGTTTTTCCACGTAGCTTTCTGTCGACTCCATGGCGAATTCCTCCATTCTACCGGCAAAAGCAGGTTGTTGACGAATCCTGCACCTGAAGCCAGGCCCACAAGCCGTTGCACTGGCAACCAGACCGGAAACGGGCCGGTGACCTCCCGCGTTCCTAACCGGGCCTTCTTCAAGCATTTTCCAGTTTCAAAAGGCTTTCCAGGTTTTGCCTTAAAATAAAGAACTTCTGCTTTTCCTCTTCGCATTTGGCACGGGATTTTTCTTGTTCGGCGACACTGGCTTTCTTTTCCTCAAGGGCTTTTTGCAAAGCGTTTTTAAGGCTGAAGGCAACAGCGTCCGAGCGCAACCTCAGCTCACCTGCCACCTGGCGTACTTTTTCCTTTAAACTCTCCACCAGGTCGGCCCGCACCCTCCCACAGTTGCGGTTCAAAAGCTCCGCCAAACTGGCACGGGTTTTGGTAAGTATGTGTTTCTTAAGCAATGCCTTTGGTAAAAGAGATGCTACGGTCAATTCTTCAAAAGCGGGAATAAAGGTGGGGTGTTCGTAAAAGTGGAAGTAGAAATAGCGATCGCCCAGAATATAGTCTTTATAAGCCGTTTTGTGTACTTCTACCTGGAAAATTTCTGCCGAGGCAGCCATCAAACGGTCTACTATATCTTCGATGCGCCGGAAAAACCGTCCTGCCACCCGGGCGAATTCCTGCTGCATTATTTCTTTTTCGCGTTCCCTTTGTTCTTCAAGCACACCCAGGATGATCTTCTTGATGTAATCCTGGGCCAGGCTGGCAGTTTCTTTCACCGAATGCCTGGGGTAATTTTCCTCAATAAAATCCTCCAGCTGTCCGGCCAGTTGAGGAAACACGCGGCGTTCAAAAGCTTCCATGTCTTCCGCCACCCTGGCGGCCAGCTTATCCACCTCCCGGTAAAGCAAGTAGATGCTGTCTTCCCGTTCCTGCTCCAGATGGGCCAGTTCTGCTTCAAAGGCGGTAATCTTTCTTTCCAGTTCTTCCAGGGAATCTTCCATACCGCGCCGCCAGAGCTCCAGGCCCAGCTCCAGTTCGTTCAGGATGCGCAGCGCCCGCGAGGCCGTGGCCGAAATAATGAGCGCTCCCTTCTGGCGCCTGATCAGCTCGTTTATCAGGTTCTCCAGTTCCGTCATCCGGCTTGTTTCCAGCCGTTCTGCATCATTTTGCTCTTTTCCTTCCAGGGCCAGGCGGGCTGAAAGCGGGACCAGTAAAATGTCCTGAGTCTGAAGTTGTTCCTGCAGCATCCTGCGGGTGAAGTCTAAAGCTTCCGCCAGGTCATGCGGACTGACAATGTCAATTTTGTTGAGCACAAATATGAGCTTATGCACGTGATGCCGGACGTCGCGCAGGTAATCAAGTTCTCCCTTGCCCAGTGGTGCATCTACTGAAATAACAAAAAGCGCTGCGTCGGCCCGGGGCAGGTAGCCGTAAGCTGCTTCGGTATTGTGGGTGTAGGCCGAACCAACTCCCGGGGTATCTACCAGGATAATTCCTTCGGCCAGGAAAGGGGCGGGATAGATAACCTCCACTTCGCGCACTTTTTTAATGTTACGGGGGTTTTCTTTTTCCGTTACGTACTGCACGATAGCTCCAACGGGTACTTTTACGCTTCGTCCGTCCAGGAACACGACCGTTGCCTGCGGTTCCGTGCCATGGCGTATAAAGGTGGGGATCGCTGTAAGAGGTACGATGGCGGTAGGCAGGATGCGCGTTCCCACAAGGGCATTGATCAGGGTTGACTTGCCCCGCTTAAACTCACCCATCACTACCAGGGTGAATGTCTCTGAGGCAACCCGGGCCAGGCTTTCGGTGAGCAGGTCCACCGCAAAGCGGTTTTCTCCGGCTTCAGCCAGAGTGATCAGTTGTTCGACCGCATTGATGAGCAGTGTTTTTTGCTCACGAAAATATTCCAGCATCAACCAATCACCTCTTTGCTTCCGTGTTTAAGGGAGCAGTATGCCGGAAAATGAACAAAAACTCCTACCATCACCTTACTGGATTTTGGTAGGAGCCATCAGCCTTTCCAGGCGTTCCAGGCGAGCTCCATCGCCATGGAGCAGTTTCTTGGATTAATCTTCCCTGCCTTTTGCCACCAGTACATCACAAGCTGCGTGACGGATTACATAAGAAGAGACGCTGCCCATGACCAGCTTTTGAATGGCGCTCCAGCCGTGGGTTCCCACTACAATCAAATCAAAATTATTCTCCCGGGCATAGCGCACGATGGTTTCTCCCACGTGGCCGAAGATCAAATGCGTGGTCAGCTTTACGTTTTTGCCGGCTGCTCGGGAAACCGCATCTCCCAGCTTCTTTTCGTAAAATTCCCGTGCCCTGGTCACCATGTCGTCTACTTCTGCTACGGTGCCCGCATAATCGGGCAGGTTTACCACGGCAACCGCGTGCAGCTCGCACCCGCAGCAACGGGCCAGCTCCATTCCTGCAGACAGGGCCTTGTTGGAGTAGGGAGAACCATCATAGGCCACCATGATCTTGCGGTACATAATCTCACCCTTTCGTTAGTCTCCCGTCCTTCGGGTAATTGCTTTCATAATCTTAATCGCTAGTAACTCCTCTTTTTCGGCAGGGACTTCCAGAAAACGTGTCTCGGGGGATTCTTAAAACAGTCCTCACTCCTCCGGTACCGGGCGACGTTCGGAGATGGAAACTACATCGCCGGCTTCGGCCGCCTCCACCCGGGGCCGGAAGAAGGCCTGGGCGATAATGGTGGGGATTACCCCGCTGGCTATCACCACCGTGACCAGGACGGTATATTGTTGCTGGTTGATGAAATTATGGCTCAACCCGAAAAGTGCCGAGATGGTGCCAAAGGTAAGGCCCGTACACATGAGCAATGTGGTGTACATGCCTTCCCGGTGCTTATAACGAAACAGCCTGGTTAGAGGCCATATTCCAATAA is a window from the Desulfofundulus luciae genome containing:
- a CDS encoding class I adenylate-forming enzyme family protein — encoded protein: MVKIYPDRRAESDDYVAKDNREIGEIIVKAPAKTTYSYVNNPAESERVFYKGWIYIGDPGTWDENEYITVVGRKDDMIISAGENIYPDQVEEVINEHPKVKESVVIGVPDEIRGEAVVAYVIKADPSLTARELDEHCRNHPMLAMYKKPRYYRFVEEIPYTATGKKIRYKVKEQAIRDQQAGLLERA
- a CDS encoding universal stress protein, whose translation is MYRKIMVAYDGSPYSNKALSAGMELARCCGCELHAVAVVNLPDYAGTVAEVDDMVTRAREFYEKKLGDAVSRAAGKNVKLTTHLIFGHVGETIVRYARENNFDLIVVGTHGWSAIQKLVMGSVSSYVIRHAACDVLVAKGRED
- a CDS encoding HEAT repeat domain-containing protein is translated as MESTESYVEKLIASLRHEDPAIRRRAAWLLGKLKEKSAVLPLLHCLMENGNDPYILADAALALGEIGDRQATAHLIFLLQHNSFLPARLAAVEALGRLGGNRAREALTEALKDQNQVVRIAAAEALHALDFKDSVRSNEKVARDSPEKSQFYTGRLE
- a CDS encoding dynamin family protein, with product MLEYFREQKTLLINAVEQLITLAEAGENRFAVDLLTESLARVASETFTLVVMGEFKRGKSTLINALVGTRILPTAIVPLTAIPTFIRHGTEPQATVVFLDGRSVKVPVGAIVQYVTEKENPRNIKKVREVEVIYPAPFLAEGIILVDTPGVGSAYTHNTEAAYGYLPRADAALFVISVDAPLGKGELDYLRDVRHHVHKLIFVLNKIDIVSPHDLAEALDFTRRMLQEQLQTQDILLVPLSARLALEGKEQNDAERLETSRMTELENLINELIRRQKGALIISATASRALRILNELELGLELWRRGMEDSLEELERKITAFEAELAHLEQEREDSIYLLYREVDKLAARVAEDMEAFERRVFPQLAGQLEDFIEENYPRHSVKETASLAQDYIKKIILGVLEEQREREKEIMQQEFARVAGRFFRRIEDIVDRLMAASAEIFQVEVHKTAYKDYILGDRYFYFHFYEHPTFIPAFEELTVASLLPKALLKKHILTKTRASLAELLNRNCGRVRADLVESLKEKVRQVAGELRLRSDAVAFSLKNALQKALEEKKASVAEQEKSRAKCEEEKQKFFILRQNLESLLKLENA
- a CDS encoding beta-ketoacyl-[acyl-carrier-protein] synthase family protein, translating into MWMSGESLLADAVGTALMLLQRGEADVMVAVGAESIICPLVIAGLHAARAISTRNDVPEKASRPFDRRRDGLVMGEGAGALILETLSHAERRGARIRAELIGYANSGDGYHTTAPEPGGRGEILCMRKALERAGLTPGDIDYINAHGTSTPLGDRVETLAIKAVFGSRASQIPISSTKGATGHLMGAGGITGLIACIKAIEEGIVPPTINYEEPDPDCDLDYVPNIPRRTRVRVAMSNSFGFGGQNACLVVREFR